The following are from one region of the Hemiscyllium ocellatum isolate sHemOce1 chromosome 26, sHemOce1.pat.X.cur, whole genome shotgun sequence genome:
- the LOC132828473 gene encoding insulin-like growth factor I gives MNPTHSSICCNCALKVHALTHFWMLYPLLCLVAVPQWAAVAETLCGSELVDTLQFVCGDRGFYFSKSSSYIKYKYSIKRQSKGIVEECCFRSCDLQLLESYCATPRTSRSVPPLTTIKPQDEILKNSYKETSKSAKWISKLLGHKTMVESRPSVRSQHEMQDLSPFQSQTPLMALLSKSPKKFPELQITNSR, from the exons ATGAACCCTACACACAGCTCCATCTGCTGCAACTGCGCACTGAAG GTCCATGCACTGACTCATTTCTGGATGCTGTACCCTCTGCTGTGCCTTGTCGCTGTGCCACAGTGGGCAGCGGTTGCAGAGACTCTCTGTGGCTCGGAGCTGGTGGATACACTCCAGTTCGTATGTGGTGATCGGGGTTTTTATTTCA GTAAAAGTTCTTCATACATAAAGTACAAATACAGCATAAAGAGGCAGAGTAAAGGCATTGTGGAGGAATGCTGCTTTCGGAGTTGTGACTTGCAGTTATTGGAGTCATACTGTGCCACTCCCCGGACATCGCGATCTGTACCACCTTTAACCACCATCAAGCCCCAG GATGAAATTTTAAAGAACTCATATAAAGAGACGTCCAAGTCTGCCAAGTGGATTTCCAAATTACTGGGGCATAAAACAATGGTGGAAAGCAGACCCTCAGTGAGGAGCCAACATGAAATGCAAGACCTGAGTCCATTCCAGAGTCAAACACCTTTGATGGCACTGTTGAGCAAGTCACCAAAGAAATTTCCAGAACTTCAGATAACAAACTCGCGATAG